One part of the Algibacter sp. L1A34 genome encodes these proteins:
- a CDS encoding carbohydrate kinase family protein has protein sequence MANITCFGEVLWDVFPTHKKIGGAPLNVAVRLQSFGNNVSMVSRVGEDEKGAEILDFFKTRGVNTEGVQIDSVNKTGKVKVVLDEEGSASYDIMFPRAWDKIELSNQAKTIVSNSDAFVFGSLAARDDISRETLYELLKLAKYKIFDVNLRPPYYTVEVLKYLMSQADFVKFNDDEIIEIAKELGFISQSLEEIIQFVSKETAAKTICVTKGGSGAILYVNNTFYYNGGYKVKVVDTVGAGDSFLASIITQLLNKNAPQEALNFACAVGAIVASSEGANPEIKKDAIEKMINS, from the coding sequence ATGGCAAATATCACTTGTTTTGGAGAAGTATTGTGGGATGTATTTCCAACCCATAAAAAAATTGGAGGAGCACCTTTAAACGTAGCTGTTAGGTTGCAATCTTTTGGGAACAATGTGTCTATGGTTTCCCGTGTTGGTGAAGATGAAAAAGGAGCTGAAATTCTTGATTTTTTTAAAACTAGAGGGGTAAATACGGAAGGTGTTCAAATCGATTCGGTAAATAAAACTGGGAAAGTAAAAGTGGTTTTAGATGAAGAAGGCTCTGCATCTTATGATATTATGTTTCCTAGAGCTTGGGATAAAATAGAACTTAGCAATCAAGCCAAAACTATAGTTTCTAACTCCGATGCATTTGTATTTGGGAGTTTAGCTGCTCGCGATGATATTTCGAGAGAGACACTTTACGAGCTTTTAAAATTAGCGAAGTATAAAATCTTTGATGTTAATTTAAGGCCTCCGTATTACACGGTAGAGGTGCTTAAGTACTTAATGAGTCAGGCCGATTTTGTCAAGTTTAATGACGATGAAATTATTGAAATAGCGAAAGAATTAGGTTTTATATCTCAATCTTTAGAGGAGATTATTCAGTTTGTATCTAAGGAAACAGCTGCAAAAACTATTTGTGTAACTAAAGGAGGTAGTGGTGCTATTTTGTATGTAAACAACACGTTTTATTATAACGGTGGTTATAAAGTTAAGGTTGTAGATACTGTAGGTGCTGGCGATTCGTTTTTGGCATCTATTATAACACAATTATTAAATAAAAACGCACCGCAAGAAGCTTTAAACTTTGCATGTGCCGTAGGCGCAATTGTAGCGAGCAGCGAAGGTGCAAATCCAGAAATAAAAAAGGACGCTATTGAAAAAATGATTAATAGTTAA
- a CDS encoding sugar ABC transporter ATP-binding protein produces MKTSNSEYRVEMIGISKSFGVVSVLENVNLRVKPGEIHALLGENGAGKSTLVKILSGVHQKDYGKVILDGEEISPKNTHDGQVLGISVVYQELSLVNDLSVAENIYLHKLGASKFWMNWKQITKDAQELIDSLGFEIDASARVRDLSIVQKQVVEIAKALSEDTKVLVLDEPTTVFDPTDTKKLFDNLFKLKAKGISIIYISHHLDEIFKIADSVTVLRDGVDTGTMAVADTDTDGVIRLMIGRELKDLYPARDVQIGEVPIFEVRNLTAKDTLVHDVSFSVRPGEVLGIAGLGGSGRTETAKLIFGAHKKKSGTLILNGKEIVTNTPVCAVGHQIGFVSEDRKEDGVFLPLSIRRNISVTNFTGISGKLGFINVENEYKNVLGLIEKLSIKTPSSEVDVKNLSGGNQQKVALAKWLSIDSKVIFIDEPTRGVDVGAKIEIYNLINEVAKKGVGVVVISSDMPEIMGIADRILVMHEGTIYGELTKDKFSEENILRYSIGESLKLVV; encoded by the coding sequence ATGAAAACTTCGAATAGTGAATATAGAGTTGAAATGATCGGAATATCTAAAAGTTTCGGTGTGGTTTCTGTACTCGAAAATGTAAACTTAAGAGTAAAGCCTGGTGAGATCCACGCTTTACTTGGCGAGAATGGTGCGGGAAAATCTACTTTGGTTAAAATTCTTAGTGGTGTGCATCAAAAAGATTATGGAAAAGTAATTTTAGATGGAGAAGAAATTAGTCCAAAAAACACTCACGATGGCCAGGTTTTAGGAATTAGTGTTGTGTATCAAGAATTATCATTGGTGAATGATTTATCGGTAGCCGAAAATATTTATCTGCACAAACTTGGTGCAAGTAAATTTTGGATGAATTGGAAACAAATAACTAAAGATGCTCAGGAATTAATTGATTCTTTAGGTTTTGAAATTGATGCATCGGCAAGAGTTAGAGATTTAAGTATCGTTCAAAAACAAGTGGTTGAAATAGCCAAAGCGCTTTCCGAAGACACTAAAGTTTTAGTGTTAGATGAGCCTACTACGGTTTTCGATCCAACGGATACTAAAAAATTATTCGACAACCTTTTCAAATTAAAAGCAAAAGGAATTTCGATTATTTATATCTCACATCATTTAGATGAAATTTTTAAGATAGCAGATTCTGTTACTGTGCTTAGAGATGGCGTAGATACAGGAACAATGGCGGTTGCAGATACGGATACCGATGGGGTAATTCGTTTAATGATTGGGAGAGAATTGAAAGATTTATATCCTGCTCGTGATGTTCAAATAGGTGAAGTTCCAATTTTTGAAGTTAGAAATTTAACAGCAAAAGATACTTTAGTTCACGATGTATCCTTTTCTGTACGTCCTGGAGAAGTTCTTGGAATTGCAGGTTTAGGTGGAAGTGGAAGAACGGAAACAGCGAAACTTATTTTTGGAGCGCATAAGAAGAAATCTGGTACTTTAATTTTAAACGGAAAAGAAATAGTAACAAATACACCAGTATGTGCTGTTGGGCATCAAATTGGTTTTGTTTCAGAAGACAGAAAAGAAGATGGTGTGTTTTTACCACTTTCAATTAGACGAAATATTAGTGTAACCAATTTTACGGGTATTTCGGGGAAACTAGGCTTTATTAATGTTGAGAATGAGTATAAAAATGTGTTAGGTTTAATTGAAAAATTAAGCATAAAAACACCAAGCTCAGAGGTAGACGTTAAAAACCTAAGTGGTGGAAATCAGCAAAAAGTAGCTTTAGCTAAATGGTTAAGTATTGATAGTAAAGTTATTTTTATTGACGAACCTACTCGTGGCGTAGATGTTGGAGCCAAAATTGAAATTTATAACCTTATTAATGAAGTCGCCAAAAAAGGCGTTGGGGTTGTAGTTATCTCTTCCGATATGCCAGAGATAATGGGTATTGCAGATCGTATTTTGGTCATGCATGAAGGTACAATCTACGGAGAATTAACCAAAGATAAATTTTCCGAAGAAAACATTTTGCGCTATTCTATTGGCGAATCACTAAAATTAGTAGTCTAA
- a CDS encoding SCO family protein — MKYLFIIVLLVFTGCKNEVKKENIKVVENSRVDYLPYYNDESFTPHWLTPNTEEEKTFHKIPDFSLTNQSGETVTQNTFENKIYVTDFFFTTCPGICPKMTGNMAKIQEEFKNDEDVLLLSHSVMPSTDSVSVLRAYANKNDVIDNKWHLVTGSRNEIYALGRDHYFVESDLGEVKSIDDFLHTENFLLIDKNKHIRGIYNGLNRASMAQLITDVKALKKEI; from the coding sequence ATGAAATATCTATTTATTATAGTGTTGCTGGTTTTTACAGGTTGTAAGAATGAAGTTAAAAAAGAAAATATTAAAGTTGTTGAAAACAGTAGAGTAGATTATTTACCGTATTACAATGATGAATCTTTTACGCCACATTGGTTAACGCCAAATACGGAAGAAGAAAAAACGTTTCATAAAATTCCAGATTTTTCATTAACAAATCAGTCAGGAGAAACAGTTACTCAAAATACTTTTGAAAATAAAATTTATGTAACCGATTTCTTTTTTACAACATGCCCAGGTATTTGTCCTAAAATGACAGGTAATATGGCGAAAATTCAGGAAGAATTTAAAAACGACGAAGACGTCTTGTTGTTATCGCATTCGGTAATGCCAAGTACGGATTCTGTTAGTGTTTTACGTGCGTATGCTAATAAAAATGATGTTATAGATAATAAATGGCATTTAGTAACGGGTAGTAGAAATGAAATTTATGCTCTTGGAAGAGATCATTATTTTGTTGAAAGTGATTTAGGAGAAGTAAAAAGTATTGATGATTTTTTACACACCGAAAATTTCTTATTAATAGATAAGAATAAACATATTAGAGGGATTTATAATGGTTTAAATAGAGCTTCTATGGCTCAATTAATAACAGATGTTAAAGCTTTGAAAAAGGAAATTTAA
- a CDS encoding YHYH protein, with protein sequence MKKEIKKIVPYSSFLALILMSVLACSSSEDSSSEEADSDEEGEAVTELHAAFAAFNSDAVTAILSDDGTEVYIETTGYPDHTSVYWETDNALYIDEPDVSKTTQGTYIGGGQGEAASFTVDATPDLTGATVATQLNTIGIAVSGASIFNDQEGAGDLDEAAGSLDWAGAHKGPGVYHYHLEPTPITSDDDSLVGILLDGVFIYGRQCSSTGGTPTDLDASGGHTSITQYTDGAEEYHYHIINEVYAAGNYAYTPAYVLFAGPFQGY encoded by the coding sequence ATGAAAAAGGAAATTAAAAAAATAGTGCCGTATTCGAGCTTTTTAGCTTTGATATTAATGTCGGTACTTGCGTGCAGTAGTAGTGAGGATAGCAGTTCTGAAGAAGCTGATAGTGATGAAGAAGGAGAAGCAGTAACAGAATTACACGCTGCTTTTGCAGCATTTAATTCAGATGCGGTTACGGCTATTTTATCTGATGATGGTACGGAAGTTTACATTGAAACAACTGGGTATCCAGACCATACCTCAGTGTATTGGGAAACAGATAATGCGCTTTATATCGATGAGCCAGATGTTTCAAAAACAACTCAAGGCACTTATATAGGTGGTGGACAAGGTGAAGCTGCAAGTTTTACAGTTGATGCTACGCCAGACTTAACAGGGGCAACTGTTGCAACACAATTAAATACTATTGGTATAGCGGTTAGTGGAGCGTCTATATTTAATGATCAAGAGGGTGCAGGAGATTTAGATGAAGCTGCCGGAAGTTTAGATTGGGCTGGAGCTCATAAAGGCCCTGGTGTGTATCATTATCATTTAGAGCCTACACCGATTACTAGTGATGATGATAGTTTAGTTGGTATATTGCTAGATGGTGTTTTTATTTATGGAAGACAGTGTAGTTCAACAGGAGGAACGCCTACAGATTTAGATGCTTCAGGTGGTCATACATCTATTACACAGTATACAGATGGTGCAGAAGAGTATCATTATCATATTATCAATGAAGTGTATGCTGCAGGTAATTATGCGTATACACCAGCGTATGTTCTTTTTGCAGGACCGTTTCAAGGATACTAA
- a CDS encoding WD40/YVTN/BNR-like repeat-containing protein yields the protein MKKMSLTILSVVLLLSCGNVKNIKTKNITSVEIEHILQDSLLNVRALEIVKETNGAFFLTSSGKAGHIFESKQDNKISVVYPIAIAPDSIKNNFRSLALTSKNGFALSIESPARLYKIKNDENTLVYQENHPKAFYDALDFWNNQEGIAIGDPTDGCLSIIITGDGGNNWSKVPCENLPKAKEGEAAFAASDTNIAIVGNSTWVATGGKSSRILYSSNKGKTWEAIETPVIQGVETTGVYSIDFYDKLNGFAIGGDYTQPENNVANKIRTADGGKTWQLVASGRNPGYRSCVQYIPNSNGEKLVAVGFKGVDVSNDAGNTWQHISDQGFYTIRFVSDSVAYAAGAGKVSKLCFK from the coding sequence ATGAAGAAAATGAGCCTTACTATTTTATCTGTTGTGTTGTTGCTTTCTTGCGGAAATGTAAAAAACATTAAAACTAAAAATATAACTTCTGTTGAAATTGAACATATATTACAAGATTCACTTTTAAACGTTAGAGCTTTGGAGATTGTAAAAGAAACTAACGGTGCTTTCTTTTTAACTTCAAGCGGAAAGGCTGGGCATATTTTCGAAAGTAAACAAGACAATAAGATAAGCGTGGTATACCCCATTGCTATAGCGCCAGATTCTATAAAGAATAATTTTCGATCGCTTGCATTAACTTCAAAAAACGGTTTTGCCTTATCTATTGAAAGTCCTGCACGATTGTATAAAATTAAAAATGATGAGAATACGCTTGTTTATCAAGAGAATCATCCAAAAGCATTTTATGATGCGCTCGATTTCTGGAACAATCAAGAAGGAATTGCTATTGGAGACCCTACTGATGGGTGTTTGAGTATTATAATTACAGGAGATGGTGGTAATAATTGGAGTAAAGTTCCTTGCGAAAACTTGCCTAAAGCTAAAGAAGGTGAAGCGGCTTTCGCTGCAAGTGATACTAATATAGCTATTGTTGGAAACAGTACTTGGGTAGCAACAGGAGGAAAGTCTAGTCGAATTTTATATTCCTCTAATAAAGGAAAAACATGGGAGGCTATTGAAACACCTGTTATACAAGGAGTAGAAACAACAGGTGTATATTCTATTGATTTTTATGATAAACTGAATGGTTTTGCTATTGGCGGCGATTATACGCAGCCAGAAAATAATGTGGCAAACAAGATTAGAACTGCCGATGGTGGAAAAACATGGCAACTTGTTGCTAGTGGTAGAAATCCTGGATATCGAAGTTGTGTGCAATACATTCCTAACTCAAACGGGGAAAAGCTTGTTGCTGTCGGGTTTAAAGGTGTTGATGTTTCTAATGATGCTGGTAATACATGGCAACATATTAGCGATCAAGGTTTTTATACTATAAGATTTGTTAGTGATTCTGTCGCTTATGCAGCAGGAGCAGGTAAGGTATCTAAGCTTTGCTTTAAATAG
- a CDS encoding substrate-binding domain-containing protein produces the protein MKTKNKTSVLKQILKPLMVFALIFNLSSCVEETGSTSATVNSAEETGVTVASNVDLTGKKIGYCTPSLNAPYYQALLQSIKSNTEKNGMVFLSADGQDDINKQIAAVEDLITKGVDALLLNPKDPDALVGVTRVAKAAGIPVFIIDSSIDPSADYVTTIQSNNLANGELAGEWLVQKMGSTKMNIALLSGNAGNPVGRTRKQGLLQGITEEQLRTQGKIDLNIATQAYTEWSYAGGLKAMEDILVAHPDINVVITESDVCVLGAIKAIAQAGKTDDILIVAGADGQKEAIKYIMDTDFYGCTAMNSPVQIGKNAVHYAIEYMNGKRDFKKTSFTAPLLITKENAAKYYNPKALF, from the coding sequence ATGAAAACAAAAAACAAAACATCCGTTCTAAAGCAAATCCTTAAACCATTAATGGTATTTGCTTTAATTTTTAATTTATCTAGTTGTGTAGAAGAAACAGGATCTACAAGTGCTACAGTAAATTCTGCTGAAGAGACAGGGGTTACTGTTGCAAGTAATGTCGATTTAACAGGAAAGAAAATCGGGTACTGTACACCGTCTTTAAATGCGCCGTATTACCAAGCATTATTGCAAAGTATTAAGTCGAATACAGAAAAAAATGGTATGGTATTTTTATCTGCGGATGGTCAAGATGATATTAATAAACAAATAGCTGCGGTAGAAGATTTAATAACTAAAGGTGTTGATGCTTTATTGTTGAATCCAAAAGATCCTGATGCTTTGGTTGGAGTTACAAGAGTAGCAAAAGCAGCTGGAATACCAGTTTTTATTATCGATAGTTCTATAGATCCTTCCGCGGATTACGTAACTACTATTCAGTCTAATAATTTGGCAAATGGTGAGTTAGCAGGAGAATGGCTTGTTCAAAAAATGGGAAGTACTAAAATGAATATCGCTTTATTGAGTGGTAATGCCGGTAACCCTGTTGGAAGAACTCGCAAACAAGGTTTATTACAAGGTATTACAGAAGAGCAATTAAGAACGCAAGGTAAAATTGATTTAAACATTGCAACTCAAGCTTATACCGAATGGTCTTATGCTGGTGGTTTAAAAGCGATGGAAGATATTTTAGTAGCGCATCCAGATATTAATGTGGTAATTACAGAGTCTGATGTTTGTGTTTTAGGAGCTATTAAAGCCATTGCTCAAGCTGGTAAAACTGACGATATTTTAATTGTTGCTGGTGCCGACGGACAAAAAGAAGCCATTAAATATATTATGGATACAGATTTTTATGGTTGTACGGCTATGAATAGTCCAGTACAAATTGGTAAAAATGCTGTTCATTATGCTATTGAATATATGAATGGGAAAAGAGATTTTAAGAAAACATCATTTACAGCGCCTTTATTAATTACGAAAGAAAACGCTGCTAAATACTATAACCCAAAAGCCTTATTTTAA
- a CDS encoding toxin-antitoxin system YwqK family antitoxin: MKPIIFFMLIAFSITSCEKGISNKTVNAVVGEDELIVIDSVEVLKEELVLNGNKGIWYYNDKPYNGYSLKYHPNGVLEEKWGFYNGKREGVAKRWTKNDKLQLESYYKNNRLVGSYKTWWENGLLSGETYYENGVKQGVERKWFSDGQLNKLRNFVDGKEHGFQKAWLANGKMYVNYEAKNGRVFGMRRATSCVRLEDEVVIRKK; encoded by the coding sequence ATGAAACCAATTATTTTTTTTATGCTTATTGCTTTTTCAATCACGAGTTGTGAAAAAGGTATATCTAACAAAACAGTTAATGCCGTTGTTGGTGAAGATGAGTTAATCGTTATTGATAGTGTTGAAGTTTTAAAAGAAGAATTGGTTCTTAATGGAAATAAAGGCATCTGGTATTATAACGATAAGCCTTATAATGGTTATTCTTTAAAGTACCACCCAAATGGCGTTTTAGAAGAAAAATGGGGTTTTTATAATGGTAAAAGAGAAGGTGTTGCCAAACGTTGGACTAAAAACGATAAGCTTCAATTAGAGTCTTATTATAAAAATAATCGGTTAGTAGGTAGTTATAAGACTTGGTGGGAAAATGGCCTTTTGTCAGGTGAAACTTATTACGAAAACGGCGTTAAGCAAGGTGTTGAAAGAAAATGGTTTTCAGATGGGCAATTGAATAAATTAAGAAATTTTGTTGATGGAAAAGAACATGGTTTTCAAAAAGCTTGGTTAGCTAATGGCAAAATGTATGTTAATTATGAAGCTAAAAATGGTCGTGTTTTCGGAATGAGAAGAGCAACCTCATGTGTTAGATTAGAAGATGAAGTAGTTATTAGGAAAAAATAA
- a CDS encoding CotH kinase family protein, whose translation MKRINLKTTTIAFLSIITMGLFLLISCSSKESITDSEDETSEAETEVVIDDADFEATDWTVDTHSKDADPNFDEVFEDDAVKRIDIVISEDNWDVMMDDMEDLYGTFGRSRGNSFSDENPVFVPASVFYNDIEWYKVGVRFKGNSSLASSWGSGILKLSFKLDFDEFEDDYPQIKNQRFYGFKKLSLKNNYLDKSMLREKVATDIFRNAGLVASHTAFYKVYVDHGDGPEYFGAYTMVEEVDDTVIDTQYSDNDGNLYKPDGDAASFASGSYDEDEYVKKTNEDEADFSDVANLLDVLHDSSRTSDAAAWRASLETVFDTDVFLKYLAVNTVIQNWDTYGRMTHNYFLYNNPDTGKLNWIPWDNNEALQTGNQGGSYALNFQGLSSSSWPLIGYLYSDEVYKAQYDTYVQEVVDGPFNTTTMQALYDSYAILLEEAATSEVDGYTFLSSSSDFQSAINTLKSHVSSRASAVSSYLDE comes from the coding sequence ATGAAGAGAATTAATTTAAAAACAACAACAATAGCTTTTTTGAGTATAATAACCATGGGACTGTTTTTACTTATAAGCTGCTCGAGTAAAGAGTCTATTACTGATAGTGAAGATGAAACTAGTGAAGCTGAGACTGAAGTTGTAATCGATGATGCAGATTTTGAAGCTACAGACTGGACGGTCGATACGCACTCTAAAGATGCAGATCCTAATTTCGATGAGGTGTTTGAAGATGATGCTGTAAAAAGAATAGATATTGTAATATCGGAAGATAATTGGGATGTTATGATGGATGATATGGAAGATTTATATGGAACTTTTGGAAGGTCTCGAGGTAATAGTTTTTCAGATGAAAATCCTGTTTTTGTTCCTGCTTCAGTGTTTTATAATGATATTGAATGGTATAAAGTAGGCGTTCGTTTTAAAGGTAATTCGAGTTTAGCAAGTTCTTGGGGTTCGGGTATTTTAAAATTATCATTTAAATTGGATTTTGATGAATTTGAAGATGATTACCCACAAATAAAAAACCAACGTTTTTATGGTTTTAAAAAATTAAGTCTTAAAAATAATTATTTAGATAAATCTATGTTACGCGAAAAAGTAGCAACAGATATTTTTAGAAACGCTGGTTTAGTGGCTTCGCATACGGCATTTTACAAGGTTTATGTAGATCATGGTGATGGACCCGAATATTTTGGGGCATATACTATGGTTGAGGAGGTAGATGACACTGTTATAGATACACAATACAGTGATAACGACGGAAATTTATACAAGCCTGACGGTGATGCAGCAAGTTTTGCTAGCGGAAGTTATGATGAGGATGAGTATGTTAAAAAAACGAATGAAGATGAAGCTGATTTTTCTGATGTTGCAAACTTATTAGATGTCTTACATGATAGTTCTAGAACTTCCGATGCAGCGGCATGGAGAGCAAGTTTAGAAACTGTGTTTGATACGGATGTATTTTTAAAATATTTAGCTGTAAATACAGTTATTCAAAACTGGGATACTTATGGTAGAATGACGCATAATTATTTTTTATATAATAACCCAGATACTGGGAAATTAAATTGGATTCCTTGGGATAATAATGAAGCGCTTCAAACAGGGAATCAAGGCGGTTCATACGCTTTAAATTTTCAAGGTTTAAGTTCTTCTTCATGGCCATTAATAGGGTATTTGTATAGCGATGAAGTTTATAAAGCTCAATATGACACCTATGTTCAGGAAGTTGTAGATGGGCCTTTTAATACTACAACTATGCAAGCTTTATACGATTCGTATGCTATTTTGTTAGAAGAAGCTGCGACTTCAGAGGTAGATGGGTATACTTTTTTAAGTTCGAGTTCCGATTTTCAATCTGCAATAAATACATTAAAAAGTCATGTGTCTAGTAGAGCGTCTGCTGTGTCTAGTTATTTAGACGAATAG
- a CDS encoding mannitol dehydrogenase family protein → MKNLKLNNQNLTRFEGEVAIPKYNRDNVKAGIVHVGIGGFHRSHEALYTDQLLHNESIKDWGICGVALLDFDTKIYNALKEQDGLYTLVVKELDGSLTKRIIGSIVEVLYAPENPMKVIEKMASPEVKIISLTITEGGYNYDEATGEFNFENPLIKHDIEHKQTPKTIFGYLTQALKLRKERGLKGCTIQSCDNIQGNGHMTEKMLLSYVKFAEPELVSWIEKNVSFPNAMVDRITPATSAVDISNLKETSGIDDAWPVVCEPFKQWVIEDDFIAGRPTWENVGAQFVENVEPYEKMKLQLLNAGHSVLGILGALMGYDTIDEAANNPSINAFLRAYMGREVAPILNNLKGVDLESYEVSLLQRFGNIYIKDQIDRICSESSAKFPIFILPTVNAQLKSNGNVEHAAFVTAAWAVYSLGKDEKGKALNIKDAMKSVLNEKAIASKVAPIEFLKIESIFGKLKDSKPFSEAFTCAYKDIVKNGVEKCILEINTNRVNFI, encoded by the coding sequence ATGAAAAATTTAAAATTAAATAACCAGAACTTAACAAGGTTTGAGGGTGAGGTTGCTATCCCTAAATATAACAGGGATAACGTAAAGGCAGGAATTGTGCATGTTGGTATTGGTGGGTTTCATAGATCGCACGAGGCGCTCTATACCGATCAATTATTGCATAACGAATCAATTAAAGATTGGGGTATTTGTGGTGTAGCATTGCTAGATTTTGATACTAAAATATATAATGCTTTAAAAGAACAAGACGGTTTATATACATTGGTTGTAAAAGAATTGGATGGGTCGTTAACCAAACGCATTATTGGTTCTATTGTTGAGGTTTTATACGCACCTGAAAACCCAATGAAAGTGATTGAAAAAATGGCAAGTCCAGAGGTTAAAATTATTAGTTTAACTATTACTGAAGGAGGTTATAATTATGATGAAGCTACGGGGGAATTTAATTTCGAAAATCCGTTAATTAAACACGATATAGAACATAAGCAAACACCAAAAACTATTTTTGGTTATTTAACGCAAGCATTAAAACTACGTAAAGAACGTGGTTTAAAAGGTTGTACAATTCAGTCCTGTGATAATATTCAAGGAAATGGACATATGACCGAAAAAATGCTTTTAAGTTATGTAAAATTTGCAGAACCAGAATTGGTATCTTGGATAGAAAAAAACGTGTCGTTTCCAAACGCTATGGTCGATAGAATTACACCGGCTACTAGTGCTGTAGATATTTCAAATTTAAAAGAAACATCGGGAATTGATGATGCTTGGCCAGTGGTTTGCGAACCTTTTAAGCAATGGGTTATTGAAGATGATTTTATTGCTGGTAGACCAACTTGGGAAAATGTAGGTGCTCAATTTGTTGAAAATGTAGAGCCTTATGAAAAAATGAAACTTCAATTATTAAACGCAGGGCATTCAGTTTTAGGAATTCTTGGTGCTTTAATGGGCTATGATACTATAGATGAAGCAGCGAATAACCCGAGTATAAATGCATTTTTAAGAGCATATATGGGTAGGGAAGTAGCGCCTATTCTAAATAATTTAAAGGGTGTTGATCTTGAAAGTTATGAGGTGTCATTGCTTCAACGTTTTGGTAATATTTATATAAAAGATCAAATAGATCGAATTTGTTCAGAAAGTTCGGCTAAATTTCCGATATTTATTTTACCAACAGTAAATGCACAGCTAAAATCAAACGGTAATGTTGAGCATGCAGCTTTTGTAACTGCGGCATGGGCTGTTTACAGTTTGGGTAAAGATGAAAAAGGAAAAGCTTTAAATATTAAAGATGCAATGAAGTCTGTTTTAAATGAAAAGGCTATAGCGTCAAAAGTAGCCCCTATTGAGTTCTTGAAAATAGAATCTATCTTCGGGAAATTAAAAGATTCTAAACCTTTTTCAGAAGCATTTACGTGTGCATATAAAGATATCGTGAAAAACGGTGTTGAAAAGTGTATTTTGGAAATAAATACGAATCGTGTAAATTTTATATAA
- a CDS encoding ABC transporter permease, translating to MALTIKQQLSSPGGILKFIVKHNTIFIFVLLVIFSALISDVFFTSTNLSNLLKQVSGIGIISIGMLIVILTGGIDLSVGSMVALLAVTFAILVNVVVLPLAILLTIIIGFSLGSVSGYLVAYQKMAPFVATLALMTIARGLGFIYSKGSPITFKTPGGEFMSNFANNSTIGIPNIAIVFFLIVIFAMVMLRYNVFGRLIIAIGSNEEASRLSGIKVNKYKFLVYAISGALAATAAIIVASRTNLGSPNMGMAWELDAIAAVVIGGASLNGGKGSAINTLMGVLILGLIGNILNLLNVPSYPQQVVKGAIIIFAVLLQRFDSK from the coding sequence ATGGCATTAACAATAAAACAACAACTAAGTAGCCCGGGAGGCATACTTAAGTTTATCGTAAAACATAATACAATTTTCATTTTTGTATTGCTGGTTATTTTTTCAGCATTAATTTCCGATGTATTTTTTACATCAACAAATCTTTCAAATTTATTAAAACAAGTATCAGGTATTGGTATTATTAGTATCGGTATGTTAATTGTGATTTTAACTGGGGGCATCGATTTATCCGTGGGGTCCATGGTCGCATTATTAGCGGTAACTTTTGCTATTTTGGTTAATGTTGTCGTTTTACCACTAGCAATTTTACTAACCATTATTATTGGTTTTAGTTTAGGAAGCGTCTCGGGTTATCTGGTCGCATATCAAAAAATGGCACCATTTGTCGCTACTTTGGCTTTAATGACGATTGCTAGAGGATTAGGGTTTATTTACTCTAAAGGATCTCCAATTACATTTAAAACTCCAGGAGGTGAATTTATGTCAAATTTCGCAAATAATTCTACAATTGGTATTCCAAATATTGCCATTGTATTCTTTTTAATCGTGATTTTTGCTATGGTGATGCTGCGTTACAACGTATTTGGTAGATTAATAATTGCCATAGGAAGTAACGAAGAAGCTTCGCGTTTATCTGGTATCAAGGTTAATAAATACAAGTTTTTAGTTTATGCAATCTCTGGGGCTTTAGCTGCAACAGCTGCTATAATTGTAGCTTCTAGAACTAATTTAGGGTCTCCAAATATGGGTATGGCTTGGGAGCTAGATGCTATTGCTGCCGTTGTAATTGGTGGTGCAAGTTTAAATGGAGGAAAAGGATCTGCTATTAATACATTAATGGGTGTGCTTATTTTAGGTTTAATTGGTAATATTTTAAATCTATTAAATGTACCGTCTTATCCACAGCAAGTTGTAAAAGGAGCTATCATCATTTTTGCTGTATTACTTCAACGTTTTGATAGCAAATAA